Proteins from one Mesorhizobium sp. M9A.F.Ca.ET.002.03.1.2 genomic window:
- a CDS encoding recombinase family protein, with translation MTSGNLIPTAVLKRKAVVYVRQSTQAQVQLNLESQRRQYELVDVARRWGFRKVEVIDEDLGRTASGAVERPGFERLVDDLCTGHVGAVLCLEASRLSRNGPDWHRLLELCGEVDARVIDLDGVYDPGLPNDRLLLGMKGSISEFELGVLRARMYEAARAKAQRGELRISVPFGYVWHRDYGLGFDPDMRLQETIHLIFARFRELGSARQVLISMIDDGVHFPRPSDGKKMVSFDWVPIRYRNVISILKNPFYAGAYVYGKSEKRTEIVDGRVRKSYGHYKPASEWAVVLKDHHEGYIGWSEYERNQELLAANAYGKAGGVKSGRGGRALLPGLISCGRCGRRLVVMYAGRGQGYPVYRCERGNLMMAQARCMSFNGFRTDAAVTREALEAVAPMAIEAALEAERMQLESEAKRRQMIEMDLQQARYEASLAERRYAACDPENRLIAAQLERSWEATLRRVETCEAQLSEVQRVEPVDAVPDFTGLAQDLEASWNAPGVDMRCRQQLLRALIKDIVADVDDDARDVILTIHWHGGQHSQVRVRKPKSGEHGQRTPEEALAIMRSMATRWSDAEIAATLNRMGMQTGQGKTWTARRVQSLRTVHKISGYRSSDKNGEWLTMSDAAAKLGVSHVKIRRFIRDGLLPAEQVMRGAPYQIRASDLEDERIKADLARNTPRRIHDDNQESLFSAI, from the coding sequence ATGACGAGCGGTAATCTGATTCCGACTGCCGTCCTCAAGCGCAAGGCCGTCGTCTATGTGCGTCAATCCACTCAGGCGCAGGTCCAGCTCAACCTTGAGAGCCAGCGTCGGCAGTATGAGCTTGTCGACGTCGCGCGGCGTTGGGGATTCCGCAAAGTAGAGGTGATCGACGAGGATCTGGGACGAACCGCAAGCGGGGCTGTGGAGCGTCCCGGTTTCGAGCGCCTGGTCGACGATCTGTGCACCGGCCATGTGGGCGCCGTGCTTTGCCTGGAGGCGTCCCGCCTGTCGCGCAACGGGCCGGACTGGCATCGGCTGCTCGAGTTGTGCGGCGAAGTCGATGCACGCGTGATCGATCTGGACGGAGTCTACGATCCGGGATTGCCGAACGACCGCCTGCTGCTGGGTATGAAGGGCAGCATCAGCGAATTCGAGCTCGGCGTGCTGCGTGCCCGCATGTACGAGGCCGCCCGCGCCAAGGCACAGCGCGGAGAACTGCGCATCTCCGTGCCCTTCGGCTATGTCTGGCACCGCGATTACGGTCTCGGGTTCGATCCCGACATGCGCCTGCAGGAGACCATTCACCTGATATTCGCGCGCTTCCGCGAACTCGGCAGCGCGCGCCAGGTCCTGATCTCGATGATCGACGATGGCGTGCATTTCCCCAGACCCTCCGACGGCAAGAAGATGGTGTCCTTCGACTGGGTTCCGATCCGTTACCGCAACGTGATCTCGATCCTGAAGAACCCATTCTACGCCGGCGCCTATGTCTATGGTAAAAGCGAGAAGCGCACTGAGATCGTCGATGGCCGCGTTCGCAAGAGCTATGGCCATTACAAGCCGGCTAGCGAGTGGGCGGTGGTGCTCAAGGACCATCACGAAGGCTACATCGGATGGAGCGAGTACGAACGGAACCAGGAACTGCTCGCAGCCAACGCTTACGGCAAAGCCGGCGGCGTCAAGTCGGGCCGCGGCGGTCGCGCGCTGCTCCCGGGTCTTATCTCCTGTGGTCGATGCGGGCGAAGACTGGTTGTCATGTATGCCGGACGCGGCCAAGGTTATCCGGTATATCGCTGCGAGCGCGGCAACCTCATGATGGCACAGGCGCGATGCATGTCGTTCAACGGCTTTCGCACCGACGCGGCGGTGACCCGCGAAGCGCTGGAGGCGGTTGCGCCGATGGCGATCGAAGCGGCGTTGGAGGCTGAACGGATGCAGCTGGAGAGCGAAGCCAAGCGGCGGCAGATGATCGAGATGGACCTGCAGCAGGCGCGCTATGAGGCATCGCTCGCCGAGCGCCGCTATGCCGCTTGCGACCCGGAGAACCGGCTTATTGCGGCCCAGCTCGAGAGGAGTTGGGAAGCCACACTCAGGCGCGTGGAGACCTGCGAGGCCCAGCTGAGCGAAGTCCAGCGTGTGGAGCCTGTCGACGCGGTTCCGGACTTCACGGGCCTCGCCCAGGATCTCGAGGCCTCCTGGAATGCGCCGGGTGTCGACATGCGCTGTCGTCAGCAACTGCTGCGCGCGCTCATCAAGGATATCGTGGCGGATGTCGATGACGATGCGCGCGACGTGATCTTGACCATCCACTGGCACGGAGGCCAGCACTCGCAGGTACGGGTTCGCAAGCCCAAATCCGGAGAGCATGGCCAGCGTACGCCTGAGGAGGCTCTGGCGATCATGCGATCCATGGCAACCCGGTGGTCGGATGCCGAAATCGCTGCCACACTCAACCGCATGGGCATGCAGACCGGTCAGGGAAAGACCTGGACCGCGCGTCGCGTCCAATCGCTGCGCACGGTGCACAAGATCAGCGGCTATCGCTCTTCCGACAAGAATGGCGAGTGGCTCACCATGTCGGATGCGGCCGCGAAGCTCGGCGTGTCGCACGTCAAAATCCGCCGGTTCATCAGGGATGGCCTCTTGCCGGCCGAGCAAGTCATGCGCGGCGCGCCCTACCAGATCCGCGCCAGCGACCTCGAAGACGAACGGATCAAGGCCGATTTGGCGCGCAATACTCCGCGTCGCATCCACGACGACAACCAGGAATCGCTGTTTTCCGCCATTTGA
- the tnpB gene encoding IS66 family insertion sequence element accessory protein TnpB (TnpB, as the term is used for proteins encoded by IS66 family insertion elements, is considered an accessory protein, since TnpC, encoded by a neighboring gene, is a DDE family transposase.) encodes MIGPTGAVKVMVATKPVDFRKGAEGLAALVRETMGADPFNGAVYVFRAKRTDRIKLIFWDGTGVCLYAKRLEDGEFRWPKVHDGMMRLTAAQLSALLEGLDWRRVHEARRTRVPAQAG; translated from the coding sequence GTGATCGGGCCGACGGGTGCGGTCAAGGTCATGGTGGCGACGAAGCCGGTGGACTTCCGCAAGGGTGCGGAGGGATTGGCCGCACTTGTGCGCGAGACCATGGGCGCTGACCCGTTCAATGGGGCGGTCTATGTCTTTCGGGCCAAGCGGACTGACCGGATCAAGCTGATCTTCTGGGATGGCACCGGGGTTTGCCTCTATGCCAAGCGTTTGGAGGATGGGGAGTTCCGCTGGCCGAAAGTGCATGACGGCATGATGCGGCTGACGGCCGCGCAACTGTCGGCGCTGCTCGAAGGTCTCGACTGGCGGCGTGTCCACGAGGCGCGCCGGACTCGCGTTCCAGCCCAGGCGGGCTGA
- a CDS encoding ImmA/IrrE family metallo-endopeptidase — protein sequence MKLTPRPSAVESIRRARRLSIEAVAIEANIRPDFLTEMETTPTDVSKRVAFSLASALAVPVQFLFAKDVEIDANMPDFRAANNRPAVLTSAGLTRIARARSIAAYLADRAFEDCTRFANTNSVTIHQQSTARKLLKSLYVRVQRVDGSVDPTLTFRETRVSLERKGIIVLCDRVADPFRGFCYSPTGDFPIIFVNTTGQRPATKLFTLMHEVVHVLLGKTGVSDPAILNNQVERFCNSVTASVMMPAEEFSQAYKSVAGRGARAVVDLLSRRFGASKQASALRVSDLGLSKGFYAAWSATLPSEVPMIEEEDEGEENSGGGGISSQIARFGYLLPNMLTAAVDRKAISQFDAYRLTNLKPSTIKQIAAIGVNRLGP from the coding sequence TTGAAACTTACCCCCCGACCTTCGGCAGTGGAAAGCATCCGCCGCGCGCGACGATTGTCAATTGAAGCGGTCGCGATTGAGGCGAATATCCGACCAGATTTCTTGACTGAAATGGAAACAACCCCAACCGACGTCAGCAAGCGAGTGGCGTTTTCACTTGCCTCCGCTCTGGCTGTACCGGTCCAGTTCCTGTTCGCCAAAGACGTAGAAATCGACGCCAATATGCCTGATTTTCGCGCCGCCAATAATAGGCCAGCGGTTCTTACATCGGCAGGACTAACGCGAATCGCGCGTGCTCGTTCTATCGCCGCCTACTTGGCGGACCGAGCGTTCGAAGACTGCACCAGGTTCGCCAATACAAATAGCGTGACCATCCATCAGCAGTCGACCGCGCGAAAGCTATTGAAATCGCTCTATGTCCGCGTCCAGCGCGTCGATGGATCGGTGGATCCTACCCTAACGTTCAGGGAGACGCGTGTATCGCTAGAGCGGAAAGGCATCATCGTGCTCTGCGATAGGGTAGCGGACCCGTTCCGTGGGTTTTGTTACTCTCCTACCGGTGACTTTCCCATCATCTTCGTGAATACAACCGGGCAGCGGCCCGCTACCAAGCTGTTCACACTGATGCATGAAGTGGTGCATGTGCTCCTTGGCAAAACGGGAGTTTCAGACCCCGCCATTCTCAACAACCAGGTTGAAAGATTCTGCAACTCGGTGACTGCCTCGGTCATGATGCCTGCGGAGGAATTTTCCCAAGCCTATAAAAGCGTCGCGGGAAGGGGTGCCAGGGCCGTCGTTGATCTCCTTTCCAGACGATTTGGCGCCAGTAAGCAGGCGAGCGCCTTACGCGTCTCTGATTTGGGCTTGAGCAAAGGCTTTTACGCTGCGTGGTCTGCGACCCTGCCGTCTGAAGTCCCCATGATCGAAGAAGAAGACGAAGGTGAGGAAAACAGCGGGGGCGGTGGAATTAGCTCGCAGATTGCCAGGTTCGGATATCTTCTGCCTAACATGCTCACCGCCGCCGTCGACAGGAAGGCAATCTCTCAGTTCGATGCGTACCGGCTCACCAATCTGAAGCCAAGTACGATAAAGCAGATCGCCGCCATCGGTGTTAACCGGCTGGGGCCATAA
- a CDS encoding winged helix-turn-helix domain-containing protein produces MPSGKQHVLHNRIHWAKFYMSKAGLLASRTRAVRCHRSRSVIAHQRP; encoded by the coding sequence TTGCCGAGCGGCAAGCAGCACGTGCTACACAACCGTATCCACTGGGCGAAATTCTACATGAGCAAAGCGGGACTGCTCGCCTCCCGCACGAGGGCGGTTCGTTGCCACCGAAGCAGGTCGGTCATTGCTCACCAGCGACCCTGA
- a CDS encoding MurR/RpiR family transcriptional regulator translates to MQEKILARLRSSQPSLSPALLRISEYVLNDPAKVVNQTITEVADGSGSSEASVLRFCRDIKFSSFQRFKLALGIELSTHQTIRHASPSGDVIDDTLSTAITALKQTKDLLNHAALELAAKQIIRAKSIDLYGFGGSANVARYAHYLFVRFGLVSRVLDDPHLAVMSAVNLGPKQVALAISESGSSKDTINSLMAAKAAGAFTIAITCHIRSPIAANADAVLGASSTDTPITRGAFSRVAGQYLIIDILANMIAKDGSKFQAAMQRTAEATIDKSF, encoded by the coding sequence ATGCAGGAAAAGATCTTGGCGCGCTTGCGTTCGTCTCAGCCCAGCCTCAGTCCGGCGCTCCTTCGCATCAGTGAGTACGTCCTTAACGATCCCGCGAAGGTCGTGAACCAAACTATCACGGAGGTTGCTGACGGATCCGGATCGAGCGAAGCGAGCGTCTTGAGGTTCTGTAGAGACATCAAATTTTCGAGCTTCCAGCGTTTCAAACTGGCATTGGGGATCGAACTCTCCACTCACCAGACAATCAGACACGCCAGCCCGTCTGGTGACGTCATCGACGACACGCTGTCGACGGCCATCACCGCGCTCAAGCAGACAAAGGACCTGTTGAACCACGCCGCTCTCGAATTGGCGGCAAAACAGATCATACGAGCAAAAAGCATAGATCTGTACGGGTTCGGCGGCTCTGCGAATGTGGCCCGATACGCGCATTACTTGTTTGTTCGATTCGGACTGGTGTCGCGCGTGCTGGACGACCCACATCTCGCCGTCATGAGTGCAGTGAATCTCGGGCCGAAGCAAGTCGCACTGGCAATTTCGGAATCTGGCTCGAGCAAGGATACAATCAACTCACTTATGGCGGCCAAGGCGGCTGGCGCATTTACCATCGCAATCACCTGTCATATACGCAGTCCGATCGCTGCCAACGCGGACGCTGTACTGGGAGCATCCTCAACAGACACGCCCATCACGCGAGGAGCATTCTCCAGGGTCGCTGGACAATATTTGATCATCGACATCCTCGCCAACATGATCGCTAAAGATGGCAGCAAGTTCCAGGCGGCTATGCAGCGAACCGCAGAAGCCACCATAGATAAAAGCTTTTAG
- a CDS encoding BadF/BadG/BcrA/BcrD ATPase family protein — MGSISIGVDIGGTKTHLRSCLEQGMGRDLVVRTSEWRCGAYHHDIPGLIALISGFADGAAPNGIAIGSHGCDDEAECAIVQKPLSNHFACPLRVVNDAELFPLAMGLSSGIGVVAGTGSIAVARDQKGRMHVAGGWGWAIGDEGSAPGLVREAGRAVRRHIDLGGARSEPLVEALCEAFGLNSPTNIGTAIAKEGGASALGRHAPVIFYAANEGSSLAKRVIDEGAAALTQLVHHLKLAGVSDKDVVAGGGVILAQPLLANAFSHQISDRFGATVAVTFLDKPPVLGACVLARQLCSAGDGPETSIVSQHIDIQ, encoded by the coding sequence ATGGGTTCTATATCGATTGGTGTCGACATCGGAGGCACCAAAACGCATTTGAGAAGCTGCCTGGAACAGGGCATGGGCCGCGACTTGGTGGTGAGGACCAGTGAATGGCGTTGTGGAGCCTATCACCACGATATTCCTGGACTAATCGCGCTAATCAGCGGATTTGCGGATGGCGCCGCTCCCAACGGCATCGCGATTGGCTCTCATGGATGTGATGATGAGGCCGAGTGTGCCATCGTGCAAAAACCACTTTCCAATCATTTTGCCTGCCCGTTGAGGGTCGTCAACGATGCAGAGCTATTTCCCCTAGCCATGGGGCTTTCCAGCGGAATTGGTGTCGTCGCGGGAACTGGCTCAATCGCCGTTGCTCGGGACCAGAAAGGCAGGATGCATGTCGCAGGCGGTTGGGGCTGGGCAATCGGAGACGAAGGGAGCGCTCCCGGTTTAGTACGTGAGGCTGGTCGAGCAGTGCGACGGCACATTGACCTCGGAGGGGCAAGGTCAGAGCCGCTTGTCGAAGCGCTTTGTGAGGCATTTGGACTGAATAGCCCCACGAACATCGGCACCGCTATCGCGAAGGAAGGCGGTGCCTCGGCTCTGGGGCGACACGCACCCGTTATCTTCTACGCAGCCAATGAAGGCTCGTCGTTGGCTAAGCGCGTTATTGACGAGGGCGCAGCGGCCCTGACCCAATTAGTTCACCACCTGAAGTTGGCGGGCGTGTCCGACAAAGACGTGGTGGCAGGCGGAGGGGTCATCCTCGCCCAGCCACTTTTGGCCAATGCGTTCTCCCATCAAATTTCCGATCGTTTCGGGGCGACAGTGGCGGTCACCTTCCTCGACAAGCCGCCGGTCTTAGGCGCCTGCGTCTTGGCGCGGCAACTTTGCAGTGCCGGGGATGGCCCAGAGACCTCAATTGTCTCTCAACATATAGATATCCAATGA
- a CDS encoding D-arabinono-1,4-lactone oxidase has protein sequence MSNQVCRVKHFEMPSSDDDVCRTIKTAASTNLRVRVVGTGHSYTPIVPTDGVLISAERLTGIENIDPTNGSVTLRGGTRICDVGLELRSAGWALPNQGDIDLQTMSGAVSTGTHGSGDSLQCLAGPIIGMRIAMGDGSIANFDASQDIDVLNAAKVCLGMLGVVLSVTMKLVPAFDLHDKIWREDFEECMDHLDQLCQENRSLRVFWCPTEHSASLYSLPDTSGIGRTRSKADVCEIRTLNVTTQPSAAVEAQAGERIGPSYRIFPGSIPMPNHNECEYSVPYEDGPAVLREIRKLIQTKHPSQIFPVEYRTVAADDIWLSPYFERKTAMISVSGAAGEDYWDFIRDCETIFSWVKGRPHWGKLHSLGRSEIEGLYPRYGDFISQRARFDPDGRFLNDYLRERFS, from the coding sequence GTGAGCAATCAGGTTTGTCGGGTGAAGCATTTTGAAATGCCAAGTTCGGACGATGACGTCTGCAGAACGATCAAGACAGCAGCTTCAACCAATCTGCGCGTCCGCGTAGTGGGTACGGGGCACTCTTATACGCCGATTGTCCCCACGGACGGAGTTCTAATCTCCGCGGAGCGTCTAACAGGGATCGAAAATATCGACCCAACCAACGGCAGCGTAACCCTCCGCGGCGGAACGCGGATTTGTGACGTTGGCCTTGAACTGCGTTCTGCTGGTTGGGCATTGCCCAACCAGGGCGATATCGATCTGCAGACGATGAGCGGGGCCGTATCGACGGGTACGCATGGCAGCGGCGATAGTTTGCAATGCTTAGCGGGCCCGATAATTGGAATGCGGATAGCGATGGGCGATGGATCCATCGCCAATTTCGATGCTTCGCAAGACATCGATGTCCTCAACGCTGCGAAAGTTTGTCTCGGAATGCTTGGCGTGGTGCTTTCCGTCACGATGAAGCTTGTTCCTGCTTTTGATCTTCATGACAAAATATGGCGTGAGGATTTTGAAGAATGCATGGATCATTTGGATCAGCTATGTCAGGAAAACCGGAGCCTCCGCGTGTTCTGGTGCCCGACCGAACACTCGGCATCGTTATACAGCCTGCCCGACACGTCTGGCATTGGTCGTACGCGCAGTAAAGCTGATGTCTGCGAAATCAGAACGCTGAACGTCACAACTCAGCCGTCAGCAGCTGTCGAAGCACAGGCCGGCGAGAGAATAGGGCCCAGCTATCGGATATTTCCGGGTTCAATTCCGATGCCGAACCATAACGAATGCGAATACTCGGTGCCCTACGAGGACGGTCCGGCGGTATTGCGTGAAATACGCAAGCTGATCCAGACGAAGCATCCGTCGCAGATATTCCCGGTTGAGTATAGAACCGTGGCGGCTGACGATATTTGGTTGAGTCCATACTTTGAGCGGAAGACCGCAATGATATCGGTGTCCGGCGCAGCAGGAGAGGACTACTGGGATTTCATCCGCGATTGCGAGACAATCTTTTCCTGGGTAAAAGGTCGTCCGCACTGGGGCAAACTTCACAGCCTGGGCCGGTCCGAGATCGAAGGCTTGTACCCAAGATACGGGGATTTTATTTCTCAAAGGGCTCGCTTCGACCCGGACGGTCGCTTCCTGAACGACTACCTGCGCGAACGTTTCAGCTAA
- a CDS encoding DMT family transporter: protein MRNAYFSSILGAGFALLAALSNGTVGVLSRSAFKEGLDHTAVAFWRCAIAFSLLSIIILLRSGGLARLVSVFTGSWKIAVCSALGIFTLYHFETQAFTYAPIPLVAILVFAGGLGAIALDILILKETVTTRKAFAMTMVFLGGYVVIAGDGLMTGSIIGVSLALIAGLGYASFIFAWKFFKLRSSLETFWWCLAYGLVMLAVPYAWSGAPIPSVNALPSLLSLGVIPSFFGFYCTILALQHIEAYKTQVIESSEPFFSALLAAALFGEWLTGPGMFAALAIIVGALITSMPERRAVSMQVRPIGEQD, encoded by the coding sequence ATGAGAAATGCTTATTTTTCATCAATCCTTGGGGCCGGTTTCGCTCTCCTTGCAGCTCTGTCCAATGGAACCGTCGGCGTGCTTTCGCGGTCCGCTTTCAAGGAAGGCCTCGATCACACTGCAGTTGCATTTTGGCGTTGCGCCATTGCGTTTTCGCTGCTCTCGATCATCATCCTTTTAAGGTCTGGAGGTTTAGCCCGACTAGTCTCAGTGTTCACGGGATCGTGGAAGATCGCCGTCTGCTCCGCGCTTGGCATCTTCACACTTTACCATTTCGAAACCCAAGCTTTCACGTATGCACCGATCCCGCTTGTCGCGATCCTTGTTTTCGCTGGCGGCCTTGGTGCAATCGCGCTCGACATCCTCATCTTGAAGGAAACGGTAACTACGCGAAAGGCGTTCGCCATGACGATGGTCTTTCTTGGAGGCTACGTCGTGATTGCTGGGGACGGCCTGATGACCGGAAGCATTATCGGTGTCAGCCTCGCCCTTATCGCGGGTCTAGGCTACGCCAGCTTTATCTTCGCCTGGAAGTTCTTTAAGCTGCGCTCATCCCTAGAAACCTTCTGGTGGTGCCTGGCTTATGGCCTCGTTATGCTCGCTGTTCCCTATGCTTGGAGCGGAGCACCAATCCCGTCAGTGAATGCGCTGCCAAGCTTGCTATCACTGGGGGTTATCCCCTCGTTCTTTGGGTTCTACTGCACAATTCTCGCTCTTCAACATATCGAGGCATACAAGACGCAGGTCATCGAATCGAGCGAGCCGTTCTTTTCTGCGCTCTTAGCAGCCGCGCTCTTCGGCGAATGGCTGACAGGTCCAGGAATGTTTGCAGCATTAGCCATTATCGTCGGTGCGCTGATTACATCCATGCCAGAGCGCCGTGCCGTCTCTATGCAAGTACGCCCAATTGGCGAACAGGATTAG
- a CDS encoding transposase, with protein MINGAGGRRHWSVDDKARIIAETLEPNAVISEVARRYGLRPQQVFAWRREACKPATSVQQDSPAFVPAVLAAAEPVASRSPKQRKRQATRGAGMIELEIDGISMRVGRGADTKTVAAVIRALKATS; from the coding sequence GTGATCAACGGTGCCGGCGGTCGGCGTCACTGGTCGGTGGATGACAAGGCGCGGATCATCGCGGAGACGCTGGAGCCGAACGCAGTCATTTCCGAGGTAGCCCGTCGGTATGGCCTTAGGCCGCAGCAGGTCTTCGCCTGGCGCCGCGAAGCGTGCAAACCGGCCACTTCGGTGCAGCAAGATTCTCCTGCCTTTGTGCCGGCGGTTTTGGCGGCGGCGGAACCTGTAGCCAGCCGTTCACCGAAGCAGCGGAAACGGCAAGCCACCCGAGGTGCCGGCATGATCGAGCTTGAGATCGACGGCATCTCGATGCGCGTTGGCCGGGGCGCCGATACCAAGACGGTGGCGGCAGTGATCCGCGCGCTGAAGGCGACGTCGTGA